A portion of the Prinia subflava isolate CZ2003 ecotype Zambia unplaced genomic scaffold, Cam_Psub_1.2 scaffold_52_NEW, whole genome shotgun sequence genome contains these proteins:
- the FAIM2 gene encoding protein lifeguard 2 has translation MTQGKLSVNSKPPSSEGQGDKKDNATAPPAPPSYEEATAGEGIKAGAFPAPPAAPLHPSWAYVDPSSSPSYGSGGYPGDTELLTTFSWDDRNVRRVFIRKVYAILMVQLLVTVVIVAFFTFCEPVKGYIQTHSAWYWASYAVFFVTYLILACCSGPRRYFPWNLILLSIFTLSMAYLTAMLSSYYNTKSVLLCLGITALVCLSVTLFSFQSKFDFTSYQGVLFVLLMVLFLGGLVLAVILPYQYVPWLHAIYALLGAGIFTMFLALDTQMLMGTRRYSLSPEEYIFGALNIYLDIIYIFSFFLQFFGSSQE, from the exons ATGACCCAGGGAAAG ctctccGTGAACAGCAAACCCCCCAGCTCTGAGGGGCAGGGGGACAAGAAGGACAATGCCACCGCCCCTCCAGCTCCCCCGTCCTACGAGGAGGCCACAGCGGGGGAAGGGATCAAAGCCGGGGCCttccccgccccgccggcggcCCCGCTCCACCCCAGCTGGGCGTACGTGGATCCCA gcagcagccccagctaCGGCAGCGGGGGGTACCcgggggacacggagctgctCACGACCTTCAGCTGGGACGACCGCAACGTGCGCAGGGTGTTCATCAGGAAG GTTTACGCCATCCTGATGGTCCAGCTCCTGGTCACCGTTGTCATCGTGGCTTTCTTCACCTTCTG TGAACCGGTCAAGGGCTACATCCAGACCCACTCCGCCTGGTACTGGGCTTCCTA cgCCGTTTTCTTCGTCACCTACCTGATCCTCGCCTGCTGCTCCGGGCCCAG GAGATACTTCCCATGGAACCTGATCCTGCTCAGCATCTTT ACCCTGTCCATGGCCTATCTCACGGCGATGCTCTCCAG TTACTACAACACCAAGTCGGTGCTGCTGTGCCTCGGGATCACGGCCCtggtctgtctgtctgtcaccCTCTTCAGCTTCCAGAGCAAG TTCGACTTCACGTCCTACCAGGGCGTGCTCTTCGTGCTGCTCATGGTGCTCTTCCTGGGGGGACTGGTCCTGGCCGTCATCCTGCCCTACCAATAC GTCCCATGGCTCCACGCGATCTACGCTCTGCTCGGCGCCGGGATCTTCACCATG tTCCTGGCCCTGGACACGCAGATGCTGATGGGGACGCGCCGGTACTCGCTGAGCCCCGAGGAATACATCTTTGGAGCCCTCAACATCTACCTGGACATCATCTAcatcttctccttcttcctgcAGTTTTTCGGCTCTAGCCAGGAGTGA